From one Magnolia sinica isolate HGM2019 chromosome 18, MsV1, whole genome shotgun sequence genomic stretch:
- the LOC131233064 gene encoding uncharacterized protein LOC131233064 isoform X6, producing the protein MMIVFYLDFVLIEMFLDITFLVQNKSASNVGNEKQNIMDMLNLLPNFATGIDVNPKFRKIDDFELTTEHAIFDLAGIKLYHGWIVDPQDSDLLAAIGSKCYNTLVEHLVSLETGNAAEEGAKLFDDTPISVTKRGDTEEEEELNRVLELSRDYYKHPHAPLYDSLDYGFDESFDDTEILISGVLEDSLQGHSDDEYQGSLEPEFNGSQDCNASGKCNNDVLSTEIIVRGPDTPLSKISSGSYPDQSNCDESGDCSNSVGFIEKTRTGAMDRAGFDACDSLKEELKRPLPLDMLSHTCSPSTSSDENNLLLAGPLPLSDKDDSSKCYTSKDHVNFLEGDQLILKPDRDPMHQSEMALVEQENFDGLLTNRTKEEELLQNFLRNSQLTTYGLSCLKGGLNERELCVVFRNNHFSTMFKFNGELYILITDEGYANQPGLVWEKLNEVNGNSMFMTDNFKEFMAKGQEDYHASIHNATSMEATYSDDEKLARALQALFCEDDTVLK; encoded by the exons ATGATGATCGTCTTCTATTTGGATTTTGTATTGATTGAAATGTTTCTTGATATTACCTTTCTCGTGCAGAATAAGAGTGCCAGTAATGTTGGAAACGAGAAACAGAACATTATGGACATGCTTAATCTGCTCCCTAACTTTGCAACAGGGATTGATGTAAACCCTAAGTTCAGGAA AATTGATGATTTTGAGCTCACGACGGAGCATGCCATATTTGATCTTGCGGGCATTAAACTGTACCACGGGTGGATTGTGGACCCCCAG GATTCTGATCTTTTAGCTGCGATTGGATCAAAGTGCTATAATACTCTTGTGGAGCATCTTGTTTCCCTTGAAACAGGGAATGCAGCTGAGGAAG GAGCTAAATTGTTTGATGATACTCCAATTTCAGTCACAAAAAGAGGAGAcacagaagaagaagaggaactcAATAGAGTGCTGGAATTGTCAAGAGATTACTATAAACATCCTCATGCTCCATTATATGATTCTCTAGATTATGGATTTGATGAGTCATTTGATGACACTGAAATTTTGATATCTGGAGTTCTTGAAGATTCCTTGCAGGGGCACAGTGATGATGAGTATCAAGGATCCCTTGAGCCAGAATTTAATGGTTCACAAGACTGCAATGCATCCGGTAAATGTAACAACGATGTATTATCTACAGAAATCATTGTTAGGGGGCCTGATACTCCACTTTCCAAGATTTCCAGTGGAAGTTACCCTGATCAGTCAAACTGTGATGAATCTGGAGATTGTTCCAACTCTGTTGGTTTCATTGAGAAAACAAGAACTGGCGCAATGGACAGAGCTGGCTTTGATGCATGTGATTCTTTGAAAGAGGAACTTAAGAGACCCTTGCCATTGGATATGCTATCTCACACATGTAGTCCATCTACAAGTTCAGATGAAAACAATCTTCTCCTTGCAGGTCCTTTACCTCTCTCTGACAAAGATGATTCTTCTAAATGCTACACTTCCAAAGACCATGTGAATTTTTTAGAAGGAGATCAACTGATTCTGAAACCAGATCGAGATCCCATGCACCAAAGTGAAATGGCTCTTGTTGAGCAAGAAAATTTTGATGGGCTGCTTACTAACAGAACCAAAGAag AGGAGCTGCttcaaaactttttgagaaatagCCAGTTGACCACATATGG CCTGTCGTGCCTAAAAGGAGGTCTGAATGAACGCGAACTTTGTGTTGTTTTCCGTAACAATCACTTCAGTACTATGTTTAAG TTCAATGGTGAACTCTACATTTTAATTACTGACGAAGGTTATGCAAATCAGCCTGGTCTGGTGTGGGAAAAGTTAAATGAG GTCAATGGCAATTCAATGTTTATGACTGATAACTTCAAGGAATTTATGGCAAAAGGCCAA GAGGACTATCATGCTAGCATTCACaatgcaacatcaatggaagcAACTTATAG TGATGATGAGAAACTGGCGAGGGCCTTACAAGCATTGTTTTGTGAAGACGACACAGTTTTGAAATAG